Sequence from the Ammospiza caudacuta isolate bAmmCau1 chromosome 9, bAmmCau1.pri, whole genome shotgun sequence genome:
ACACACAGCGACAGAACCcacacaggggctggggctccctcACACCTCCTGCACCCACACTGCCAGCACGGCCCAAGGACTCTGCACTTcacccttccctcactcatctCCCCTATCTTCCTCACAGGTCCTTCTGCTGGGAGCACCGCCCACAGCAGGCACTGCGGCCACGTCCAAGCCAGGACAACACCTGCACCATCTGCCTGGACACGGTGGAAGACAACATCTCCTACAAAACCATGGCGTGTCCCGCGTGCCAAGACGCCCGCTTCCACCGGCACTGCATCCAGAGACTGGCTCTGCACGCTGGCATTGACTTCCGATGCCCGCGGTGCCTCAAACAAGAGCCGTTCACGACGGAAATGCTCACCATGGGGATCCGACTCTCTAAGAGGTTGGCTTTTCTCCTCCCACCTCACAAGGCACCAGGCACAAGCACAGTGCCCGCCTAGGGACTGCCCTGCcaggcctgcccaccctctggCCTGTCCCTCTTGCCCTCAGCTCCAACCAGTCCCTGGAAATGGCACAGGCAAACGAGCAGTGACTGCGGGCATCTGCCTGATGTGGGCCCaactctttcccttccttctctggCAGACCCCCATCGTGGCAGAGTGACCCAGAGGTCGGACCCTCAGATCAGAGGCATGGCCGCTGCGATGCCACAACGTGCCTTTGTCCAGGTGGCAGGGAGCACACGGAGGCACACGGGTAAGCTGCCAAAGCAGCAATGCAGCCAGCTGAGGGGGATCTGtctccccacagccacagggatGTACAATTACACACAAGGGCTCTGCCAGGCACTCCCTGCTCTGACACTTTGTCCTCACCACCTCCTTGCTCCACCAGACCCTGGCAACAgcggctctgcagctcctgcgcTGCTGAGGGCATCCACCGACTCTGCTCCTCTTTGGGGAACAGCACCTGCTCCTGGGAGTGCAGCACCTGTGCTGCCACCGACACTGGTAGGCAACAAAGCATTCAGCACTATGCAATCCACACAGGGACCACGATGGGCCTGGCACCAGGGCCCTCAGCACACAGCTTGGCTCCAGGAGGGCACTGGATACCACAGCggcctctcctgcctgcagcctggggactgTCCTTACAACCTTCCTTCTGCCTGCCCCTCTTTGCAGGTTCCACTGGCAAATCAGACCTTGTGGACACCAAAACCTCGAGCACAGAACTGCTGACACTGTCCCAGGACACGGTGCTCCTcaagagcagctgctccatcagccCTCAGCAGGCCTTAAAACATGGCGACACTGAGGAACAAATACAGTCAGGGGCAATGCACAGCCCTCCTGCAGAACCCTGCACGATCCAGGATGGGCCAGCCCACAGTGCTGACACCTGCAAACCCAGCACTTCCAGCCAGGCAGCatcacagctctcccagggcaAGTGTCCTGCCAAGACCACCAGCTCTTCCTCTTGCCCTCGGTGTGCCTTCAAACGTGGCTATCCGAAGAAAGACAGTGCCTCAGCGGTATCATACGGCCCACCCGCAAAACGCCGCAGGATTGACACTGGGCCAGCCCAGAGTGCTGATgaaagcagccccagcacttcCACACAGCCACTGCCGGGGCTGTCTGAGGGCACTTTGGCTGCCAACAGTCCAGCACCACGGCCACAACGTCCATACAGGCCTCCATGGATCTTCCACGGATCCACGACGGACAACCGCTCCCAGCCTGGGCCAATCCGCATGAGACACGTCTTGCAGCAACAACGGCGGGCAAAAAAGCCCTATAGCCGGCCACAAGTACACAGCAGCACCAAATGTCAGCCTGTCCACACCCCCATCACCCTTACCCATCAATGAAACATAAACACATAAGATAAATAGATAAAGATAgttagatagatagatatatagttacaaagatagatagatagacagattATAGATACATAAATACATAGATAAATAGacatacacaaaaaaataaagttttttttacaCTAAGAGAACTCATATGTATTTCCCAGTCATCTTCTTCAAACTTCCTCCAAGCTTCTCTCAGTGTAACATACACAGGTCTacgtccccagggctggcaccacaTTCCTgtgggaggaggggaaagggaagatggggcagaggagccctgggagGATTCTACTGTATGAACATCAATCACCTCTAGTCCACTCCCTCCCTTCTGGAATATTCCCTCTTCCTCG
This genomic interval carries:
- the LOC131561633 gene encoding LOW QUALITY PROTEIN: PHD finger protein 7-like (The sequence of the model RefSeq protein was modified relative to this genomic sequence to represent the inferred CDS: inserted 1 base in 1 codon; deleted 3 bases in 2 codons): MQGPRVHVALXALSWLCPHPTHCLEMQRDHKSPVLTFTGLACSFQTCFICCKMGATITCCQTGCDRTFHLPCAPDGQCVTQYFGAYRSFCWEHRPQQALRPRPSQDNTCTICLDTVEDNISYKTMACPACQDARFHRHCIQRLALHAGIDFRCPRCLKQEPFTTEMLTMGIRLSKRPPSWQSDPEVGPSDQRHGRCDATTCLCPGGREHTEAHGPWQQRLCSSCAAEGIHRLCSSLGNSTCSWECSTCAATDTGRQQSIQHYAIHTGTTMGLAPGPSAQLGSRRALDTTAASPACSLGTVLTTFLLPAPLCRFHWQIRPCGHQNLEHRTADTVPGHGAPQEQLLHQPSAGLKTWRH